The Pelodiscus sinensis isolate JC-2024 chromosome 13, ASM4963464v1, whole genome shotgun sequence genome includes a region encoding these proteins:
- the LPAR4 gene encoding lysophosphatidic acid receptor 4, translated as MGNHSNNHTCLTDDSFKYNLYGAVYSVVFILGLITNCASLFVFCCRMKMRSETTIFMTNLAVSDLLFVFTLPFKIFYNFNRHWPFGDSLCKISGTAFLTNIYGSMLFLTCISVSRFLAIVYPFRSRAIRTRKNSAIVCAGVWILVLSGGILASLFSTTNVSNTSTTCFEGFSKIVWKTYLSKITIFIEVVGFIIPLLINLTCSSLVLRTLRKPATLSQIRTNKEKVLKMIIVHVTIFVVCFVPYNSILFLYALVRSQAIANCSLERFARTMYPITLCIATMNCCFDPFIYYFTSESFQKSFNIHPQIQMDSLSKTETPLTMKTPLPAILEEVNDQPITNGSDPTTESHF; from the coding sequence ATGGGAAATCACAGCAATAATCATACTTGTTTGACAGATGATTCCTTTAAATACAACTTGTATGGGGCTGTATACAGTGTTGTTTTCATCCTTGGCTTGATCACAAACTGTGCCTCTCTGTTTGTTTTCTGCTGTCGAATGAAAATGCGAAGTGAAACAACCATTTTCATGACAAACCTTGCTGTTTCTGACTTGCTTTTCGTATTCACTTTGCCTTTTAAAATTTTTTATAATTTCAACAGGCACTGGCCTTTTGGGGACAGTCTGTGCAAAATTTCAGGGACTGCATTTCTCACCAACATATATGGCAGTATGCTGTTCCTCACTTGCATTAGTGTCAGCCGATTCCTAGCCATTGTCTACCCATTCAGATCTCGTGCCATTCGGACAAGAAAAAATTCAGCCATCGTGTGTGCAGGAGTCTGGATATTAGTTCTCAGTGGAGGAATATTAGCTTCATTGTTCTCCACAACCAATGTCTCTAACACTAGTACAACCTGCTTTGAGGGTTTTTCTAAAATTGTTTGGAAGACCTATTTGTCTAAGATCACTATATTTATTGAAGTGGTAGGATTCATAATTCCTTTGCTAATCAACCTCACATGCTCTTCGCTGGTTCTGAGGACTCTCCGGAAACCTGCCACATTATCTCAGATTAGGACAAACAAAGAGAAAGTACTAAAAATGATCATTGTGCATGTGACCATTTTTGTAGTATGCTTTGTGCCCTACAATTCCATACTTTTCTTATATGCTCTTGTGCGATCTCAAGCCATAGCAAACTGCTCCCTGGAGAGGTTTGCTAGGACAATGTACCCAATCACATTATGCATTGCTACAATGAATTGCTGCTTTGACCCATTCATTTATTACTTCACGTCAGAATCTTTTCAAAAGTCTTTCAATATACACCCCCAAATACAAATGGACTCCCTTTCcaagactgaaacacctctaaCAATGAAGACTCCACTGCCTGCAATACTGGAGGAAGTGAATGACCAGCCTATTACAAATGGAAGTGATCCAACAACTGAATCACATTTCTAA